The Candidatus Krumholzibacteriota bacterium genomic interval AACCTTCTCGTCGCCTCTGGATTAAAGCCCGTCCTCTTTGACACACCTGTCGTCTATTCAAGCCCGAGAAACAGCGTCGCGGGATATATGGAAGCCGCCGCCACACATGGATACTCGGAGAAATTACTGGGAGTGCCTGTGATCATTTCGGATGAAAGCAGAAACCTCACAGGATCCCTTGGCAGGTACCAGGCCGCTTCGATCCCTCTTGACGCTGACGGCGTTATTCTGCTTACACACTTCAAAGGACATATCTGCTCTGGAGCCGGTGGCGCGATAAAGAATGTCGGGATGGGCTGCATGTCAAAAAGTACGAAAGGGGATATTCATGGTGGAGGAGAACCGGTTTACACGAGCGGCTGCACCGGATGCGGGAACTGCGCTGAAAACTGCCCGACGGAAAATATCAGGATCGACGATTCACGGCCATGGTTCGACGCGACCTGGTGTTCAGGATGCAGCAACTGTATTATTTCCTGTCCTCAATCATGTCTCTCCCCGGTGAAGGATCTTTTCGACAATCTTCTCTCTGACGCGGCCGTAACGGCTCACCGAGAATATAAGAAAGTCCTGGCGATCAATATTATGCGGGAGATCACTCAGCTATGCGACTGCATGGCAGACGCGGGCCCCGTAGTCACTGGCGATATCGGTTACGTCTGCGCGGACGATATGCTTTCCGCCGATATAGCATCGATGAGAATCCTTGCCGAGCATACCGGTGAGGAGGATATTTTCCAAAGGTATAACAAAGTTTCTTCATGGGGACATATCAAAGCTGCGGCAAAATTCATGAACAGAGACCTCGAGATCAGTATAGAAAAAGAAGACTGAAAGGGATATCCAAAAGAATGAAGATCCATCCTGATTTAAAAGCACGTAGGCGTCTGTCGATATGCACGGTTGTCCTGATCCTGATGATCTCCACGATCATTGTCGCTTCTCCCCGGGTCTTCTCCAGAGAACAGTCGGGGAGAGACATCGATGCTGTCGTTCTGAAAGGTATTCCATGGAAATGGCATCCCTCCGAAGACCTCCTGAATTCGCTCGATTCGGATGACGGCACTGCTGCTCTTTTCATCGATGAAGCCTTCATCGAAAATGTAAAGATAGACAGCCTCTCTTACGCGGGAATCATACTCGCCTTTGAAAAAGCGGGGATAAAACAAGTGAGGCTTGTCAGTGGGGACAGCGAAATAACGGGATACTTCAGATCGATTAGCGGCCTTCTCGCCATTCTTCCCCCGATCATCGCGATAGTCTTCGCCCTGGTATTCAAACAGGTCGTCATCGCCCTTTTATCAGGGGTCTGGCTCGGGTCGCTTGTATTCACCGGCTATCATCCGATAGGGTCGATCATGAGGATTGTTGATCATTATGTTATAAATACTCTCGCCGGCACAGCCGAGGGGATCGATCACATGTCGATAGTGATCTTTACTCTGCTTCTTGGAGGCATGGTAGGCATAACCTCGCGGATGGGCGGGATGCAGGGAATAGTACGGACTATATCGAAACTGGCCACGAACCCAAGACGCGGCCAGCTGACCGTATGGCTGATGGGCGTGATAATATTTTTTGATGACTACACGAACACTCTTATCGTTGGTAACTCGACCCGGCCTCTGACTGACAGGCTGCGGATATCGCGCGAAAAACTCTCATATATAGTCGACTCGACAGCCGCACCGATAACCTCACTAGCGGTCATCACCAGCTGGATAGGTTTCCAGATATCGCTTATCAACCAGTCATTCACCGCGATGCAGATCGACCGAAACCCTCTTGCCACTTTCGTCTCCTCTCTGCCATACAGCATCTATCCTATCCTCGCGATACTCTTCGTGCTATTCATCATACTCTCTGGAAGGGATTATTCACTGATGCTGAAGGCTGAACGAAGAGCCAGAACGACGGGAAAAGTCAACAGCGACAGCGCAGTCCCCCTTTCCTCCATCGATTCGGAGAAGATAGCGCTTGCCGACGGAGTAACTCCAAGGATCGTAAACGGTATAATCCCCATTTCGGCAGTTATAATCGTTACGTTCATAGGCCTGCTTATCACAGGCCGCGATTCTCTCAGGAGTTCCGGAGTGGATTCGTACACGATCCTGGAAATGCTCAAGGAATCGAACTCGTTTGTGGCGATCCTTTGGAGTTCATTTACAGGTTGTATCATAGCGGCGGCAATGGCTCTGAGCCAGAGGCTTCTCTCCCTGACAGAAACCGTCTCCGCCTGGGTAGACGGCATCAAATCGATGGTAATGGCTTTCATCATCCTCATACTGGCATGGTGCATCGGTAGCGTCTGTGTCGAGCTTCATACCGCCGACTATCTCGTCCATCACCTGGCGAGTTTCCTTTCCCCCGATTTTCTTCCGATGATCATCTTTCTGCTTGCGATGGGTATCTCTTTTTCGACCGGGACATCCTGGGGCACGATGTCGATCCTTACGCCAATCGTGATTCCTCTGGTGTACGGAACAGCCAGTGCGTCCGGACTGGACGCTGCCTCGACAGAACCAATACTTCTGGCGTCGATCGCCGCGATACTGTCAGGAGCTGTATTCGGTGATCATTGCTCTCCCATCTCCGATACTACAATAATGTCTTCGATGGCTTCGGGGGCAGATCATATAGATCATGTGCGGACCCAGCTTCCATACGCCCTTACCGTTGGCGCGATCGCTCTTGTCGGGGGATACCTGCCCGTGGCGCTGGGAGTACCTGTCCTGCTATCGCTGGCCCTGTCGATCCTGTCCATGGCCGCGGTACTGAGGATATTCGGCAGGACCGTCCAGGCGGGAAATGATTCGAATACAAGTAATGACCTCAATTAATACGAGAATGATCAGAGAAATAATCAGCATGTCGATTCCGGTCATGATCGGAATGGTCTCTCACACCGTTCTTAATATGGTCGATACTGCCATGGTCGGAAGGCTTGGAGTAGTGCAGCTTGCCGCGGTCGGCCTGGCATCTTTCTTCACTCTGGTCATGGTCCTTATCTTCGGTTCTCTGAATATCGGGACGCAGGCGATCACTGCCAGGCGCGTGGGCGAAGAGAGGACGGAAGAATTCCCCCGGATCGCGTACAACTCTATTCTGCTCGCTCTGGGAGCCGGCGCTCTGATATCGATCGCGGGCCATAATCTCTCCGGATGGATATTCTCGGTAATATCAGACGATGCAGACGTCATCTCTATCGGGACTCCATACCTTTCGATAAGGTTCACCGGAATGTTCGCGATGATAGTGATATTCACGCTGAAAGGGTTCGTCATCGGGCTGGGGCGGGTCAGGATCGATATGATCGTCTCTGTCATAATCAACCTTCTGAATATATTTCTTAACTACTGCCTTATCTTCGGACATTGTCTCATGCCGAGGCTTGAGGTCAGGGGGGCGGCGATCGCCTCCGTAATATCAACATTGATCGGACTGGTGATATATCTGCTCTTTGTTCATTTCCGAATCCTCCGAAATATGCCCCGGGTGAGATTCCTCAGGATTCTCTCACCTGAACTTATGGGACAGATAGTCAGGATATCCGCTCCAAGGGCTGTCCAGAGTTTCTCGGTCCTGGGATTCATAGTCTTCCTCAGTTTCATCGGACAGATCGGAGTAAGCGAACTGGCGATAAGCAATATCATCTTCAAAGCGTTCAATCTGTCATTCATGCTTGGAATGGCAGTTGGCACAGCCTCGGCAACGCTCGTCGGAAAAAGCCTCGGCGGCGGCGACTCAAAAGAGGCCGTCAGGTACGGATGGTACTCCGCCGGAACCGGTGCTGTCGTAATGGGGATCATCGGCACGCTATTCATGTTCTTTCCCCGCCAGATAATGGGCATCTTCAGCAATTCGAGAGAAACTGTCGAAAAGGGAGTAGTCCCGTTCCAGATACTCGGAGCGATGCAGTTCATTGATGGCGTCGGTATAGTTCTGTCGAGGACCTTGCAGGGAGTGGGATGTACGGTCTACGTGATGATCTCGGAGACGATATGCGTCTGGGCAATAATGATACCGGGGTCATGGATCGCCGTGTCGCTACTGCGCGGCGGATTGCTCGCAGCCTGGAGCAGCCTCTATATCTATGTCCTGTGTTTTGCCTCATTCATGGCCTGGAAGTTTTACGAGGGCAGCTGGAAAAAAATAAAAATATAGAACTTCTAACTTGACTTCATATGCTTATATGCGTATATATGTATACTATGAAAGCAGCGGATTCAAATAAGAGGAAGGCATTACCATTTACAAGGATCGCCCGTCGGTTGAAGGCGATGGCCGAACCTTCGCGCCTTTCGATAATGCAGAAGCTCTGCGACAGGGAGATGAACGTAACTGAACTGGTCGATTCGACAGGATTCAGCCAGGCGAACGTCTCGAAACATCTGCGTATACTAAGGACTGAGGAACTTGTCGATTACAGAAGAGAGAATAAAAAGATTTACTATAGTCTGAAAAACGATATGCCACGGGAAGTATGCAACATTATCTGCCGCTCTCTTGAAGATGAACTTTCTTCCGAAGCGAAGATACTCAAGAAATACTGGAGAAGCTGAAATGAACGACCTGTTGGGAATATTGCTCTTTTTCGCGGCCTGGATCCTTGTAATGAAGTTCATCCTGCCGAAAATCGGAGTTCCGACCTGAATGGGTGAAGTATGCGATGCCGGGGACCGGCATGAAGAGAAAAAACCAGCGGTAAATGACAAAAGCAGAACTGAAGACCCGGGAGAAAAGAATGCCGATATTTGAATATAAATGCTCCGATTGTGAGAAAGAATTCGAGGAACTCGTGATCTCGGACAGGACGAGTGTAAATTGCCCCTCCTGTGGATCGGGCAGAATAGAGAAACTCTTTTCCGCTTTCTCCGGAGGCTCCAGCGCCGGTGGAAATCCATCCGGTAGCCAGTCAGGCGGAGGGTGTGGATCGTTTGGCTGAAGCCCGTTCTGATCAGGCGGCGGTCTGCCGCTCAAAGATCCCCGCGCGAAATACAGCGTTTTGCCGGCCAGAAAAAGACCCGGAAGAGAACCTCTATTCCGGGTCAAATTTATCTGGTAGCCCCTAGGGGAGTCGAACCCCTGATTCATGGCTGAGAACCATGCGTCCTGACCACTAGACTAAGGGGCCAGAAATATCTGGCTGGAGAGGGAGGACTCG includes:
- a CDS encoding DUF362 domain-containing protein; translation: MKNQTRFFKKEKPLFRFLRNRIKETFREQAAVAVKLHMGEPGNRHYIKAAFAQEITNLLVASGLKPVLFDTPVVYSSPRNSVAGYMEAAATHGYSEKLLGVPVIISDESRNLTGSLGRYQAASIPLDADGVILLTHFKGHICSGAGGAIKNVGMGCMSKSTKGDIHGGGEPVYTSGCTGCGNCAENCPTENIRIDDSRPWFDATWCSGCSNCIISCPQSCLSPVKDLFDNLLSDAAVTAHREYKKVLAINIMREITQLCDCMADAGPVVTGDIGYVCADDMLSADIASMRILAEHTGEEDIFQRYNKVSSWGHIKAAAKFMNRDLEISIEKED
- a CDS encoding Na+/H+ antiporter NhaC family protein, whose product is MKIHPDLKARRRLSICTVVLILMISTIIVASPRVFSREQSGRDIDAVVLKGIPWKWHPSEDLLNSLDSDDGTAALFIDEAFIENVKIDSLSYAGIILAFEKAGIKQVRLVSGDSEITGYFRSISGLLAILPPIIAIVFALVFKQVVIALLSGVWLGSLVFTGYHPIGSIMRIVDHYVINTLAGTAEGIDHMSIVIFTLLLGGMVGITSRMGGMQGIVRTISKLATNPRRGQLTVWLMGVIIFFDDYTNTLIVGNSTRPLTDRLRISREKLSYIVDSTAAPITSLAVITSWIGFQISLINQSFTAMQIDRNPLATFVSSLPYSIYPILAILFVLFIILSGRDYSLMLKAERRARTTGKVNSDSAVPLSSIDSEKIALADGVTPRIVNGIIPISAVIIVTFIGLLITGRDSLRSSGVDSYTILEMLKESNSFVAILWSSFTGCIIAAAMALSQRLLSLTETVSAWVDGIKSMVMAFIILILAWCIGSVCVELHTADYLVHHLASFLSPDFLPMIIFLLAMGISFSTGTSWGTMSILTPIVIPLVYGTASASGLDAASTEPILLASIAAILSGAVFGDHCSPISDTTIMSSMASGADHIDHVRTQLPYALTVGAIALVGGYLPVALGVPVLLSLALSILSMAAVLRIFGRTVQAGNDSNTSNDLN
- a CDS encoding MATE family efflux transporter, which codes for MIREIISMSIPVMIGMVSHTVLNMVDTAMVGRLGVVQLAAVGLASFFTLVMVLIFGSLNIGTQAITARRVGEERTEEFPRIAYNSILLALGAGALISIAGHNLSGWIFSVISDDADVISIGTPYLSIRFTGMFAMIVIFTLKGFVIGLGRVRIDMIVSVIINLLNIFLNYCLIFGHCLMPRLEVRGAAIASVISTLIGLVIYLLFVHFRILRNMPRVRFLRILSPELMGQIVRISAPRAVQSFSVLGFIVFLSFIGQIGVSELAISNIIFKAFNLSFMLGMAVGTASATLVGKSLGGGDSKEAVRYGWYSAGTGAVVMGIIGTLFMFFPRQIMGIFSNSRETVEKGVVPFQILGAMQFIDGVGIVLSRTLQGVGCTVYVMISETICVWAIMIPGSWIAVSLLRGGLLAAWSSLYIYVLCFASFMAWKFYEGSWKKIKI
- a CDS encoding helix-turn-helix transcriptional regulator, encoding MAEPSRLSIMQKLCDREMNVTELVDSTGFSQANVSKHLRILRTEELVDYRRENKKIYYSLKNDMPREVCNIICRSLEDELSSEAKILKKYWRS
- a CDS encoding zinc ribbon domain-containing protein; this encodes MPIFEYKCSDCEKEFEELVISDRTSVNCPSCGSGRIEKLFSAFSGGSSAGGNPSGSQSGGGCGSFG